One region of Chlamydia psittaci 6BC genomic DNA includes:
- a CDS encoding CPn0927/CPn0928 family alpha/beta hydrolase fold protein, with product MKPKPEILVFSSEANRKAYQRRACCPVIYKLLDVICALVKLIIRVILFIPLGLLWVLGKICQNVLLPAAGGAFAVPLCYPRKLLQEAFHNQTSRWVNDGYASSVIRVPIQHDDLFIDAIKVTFPEARTDRWMLVSLGNGECFENRAILHCDDDWILNIAKQSQSNVLVFNYPGVMHSRGRVSTDSLSKSYQACVHYLRDHPQGPKAKEIIAYGYSLGTLVQAQALSSEVTDGRDGVSWFVVKDRGPRSVSSIARQWVGQLGELTIKLLGWEIDSAKLSESLVCPELFTHGVDCGSQLIGDGLFNRNNCFAAPFLDPSAPVLPGRKIPVGEYLLHHEGPLDKRTIQQIVEHIKDHFDSGDPTNRNNS from the coding sequence ATGAAGCCCAAACCTGAAATCCTCGTATTTTCTTCCGAAGCTAATCGTAAGGCATATCAGAGAAGGGCATGCTGTCCTGTGATTTACAAGTTACTTGATGTTATTTGTGCTCTAGTTAAGTTAATTATCCGAGTTATTTTATTCATTCCCCTAGGTTTACTTTGGGTGCTGGGAAAGATATGCCAGAACGTTTTGCTTCCTGCTGCAGGTGGGGCCTTCGCAGTGCCTCTGTGTTACCCTAGAAAGTTATTACAGGAGGCCTTCCATAATCAAACGAGCCGTTGGGTAAATGATGGTTATGCAAGTTCTGTGATACGTGTACCTATCCAACATGATGATTTATTTATTGACGCTATAAAAGTCACATTCCCAGAGGCCAGAACAGATAGGTGGATGCTTGTCTCGTTAGGGAATGGTGAGTGTTTTGAAAATAGAGCGATTCTCCATTGTGATGATGATTGGATACTCAACATCGCCAAACAATCACAATCCAATGTTTTGGTATTTAACTATCCCGGAGTGATGCATAGTAGAGGGCGTGTTTCTACCGACTCTTTAAGTAAATCTTACCAAGCTTGTGTTCATTATCTTCGCGATCACCCTCAGGGTCCAAAGGCAAAGGAAATTATTGCCTACGGCTATTCTTTAGGTACCCTAGTACAGGCTCAAGCGCTGAGTAGCGAAGTCACTGATGGGAGAGATGGCGTGAGCTGGTTTGTTGTCAAAGATCGTGGACCAAGATCAGTTTCATCAATTGCACGTCAATGGGTAGGGCAATTAGGAGAGTTGACGATTAAGTTGTTAGGCTGGGAGATAGACTCTGCAAAGTTAAGCGAATCTCTTGTTTGCCCAGAATTATTTACACACGGAGTAGATTGCGGATCACAATTAATAGGGGACGGTTTGTTCAATAGGAATAATTGTTTTGCAGCGCCATTTTTAGATCCCAGTGCCCCTGTTCTTCCTGGTAGGAAGATTCCTGTAGGAGAATATCTTCTACATCATGAAGGTCCTCTTGATAAGAGAACTATACAACAGATTGTTGAACACATTAAGGACCATTTTGATTCGGGAGACCCAACTAACCGAAACAACAGTTGA
- a CDS encoding helix-turn-helix domain-containing protein yields the protein MECIQHESCFDVDDREDAQQIKEQEGTEMVSITQAAKLHNVTRQAIYVAIKQKKLKASKTTRWEIDLKDLEDYKRNRYSRKKSLYQGELLFDNEKGCYSVNQVADMLGIPVQKVYYATRTGTMRGERKGAAWVISQSEIDRYKSEYLNKQTAKKAKGVTVVEHAIAKPEETVSSETLLFENN from the coding sequence ATGGAATGCATACAACATGAAAGCTGTTTCGATGTAGACGACAGAGAAGATGCGCAGCAAATTAAGGAACAGGAAGGAACCGAGATGGTTTCTATTACACAAGCTGCAAAATTGCATAATGTAACACGTCAAGCGATTTATGTAGCAATCAAACAAAAGAAACTAAAGGCTTCTAAAACAACCCGGTGGGAAATCGATCTAAAAGATTTGGAAGACTACAAACGTAATCGTTATTCAAGAAAGAAGTCCCTTTATCAAGGTGAATTGCTCTTTGATAATGAGAAGGGTTGTTATTCTGTGAACCAAGTCGCAGATATGTTAGGGATTCCTGTGCAAAAGGTATATTATGCTACACGTACAGGGACGATGCGAGGAGAGCGTAAAGGCGCTGCTTGGGTTATTAGCCAATCCGAGATCGATAGATACAAAAGCGAGTATTTGAATAAGCAAACAGCAAAGAAAGCCAAAGGCGTTACAGTTGTTGAGCATGCTATAGCGAAACCAGAAGAAACAGTTTCTTCCGAGACTCTCCTGTTTGAGAACAACTAG